In a genomic window of Labeo rohita strain BAU-BD-2019 chromosome 20, IGBB_LRoh.1.0, whole genome shotgun sequence:
- the themis gene encoding protein THEMIS, which yields MATTLHEFTQFLDPKMFPRVLQIQSGIYCQGCVYEMFGRECSLSTGDLLKIIEITITRFTAQTSSNNEIEIPVEYPGLFRLVADSQPYRSIQEIADSVKVCSHRLSQPVFLNGLEIPLAQGVIRKGDSFRITAVTHELNGGCVQCELLHREPKFCFSLSFSQQGHFTECQDNQFYNLKEIAEWKISKGRQRTVTEVKTVPKKDFLFSNLLENVSGELKLTPVYELKAVTKLSEKILVIPSNLDVEVVDVTEQFDCDSFVQPLSLTDIFKRPPDFFPVVAKLSCERHFKLSPELETLFDSEHVIIHHAFYAKRILASEMGRESTRHFLIPESYNGRFKRRPRQFPTAYDLERARSETEQIRVVATREFESVYNGLDSVSAGDEFIVTKGKSCALSHNGTKRAADAFQCLKVTEKSHGKEVKEPVRLPMCLEGGFMELVKDKRQYTMVEICRWFPLPFNVKVSVRDLSLKVDVLAGAPGLHIEEEISDPCLLISNTDLSEIREVPVNRTDLILNVKQRWDGESPVCSGNSAIEEISEDCYYTLRRYAVTTITPPPRPPKKPKDPPPRPPKMMSSRSESANSENSSCSPQSLCVEPFKHDDFMQCSDTKNGNDKKIPSSPVTFQKPKLQKDPAKGRSLENISITKHDDDDNDVHDYEYIDVDQLDSIRKTYQEQNVTVGKGKPSNTI from the exons ATGGCTACGACGCTGCACGAATTCACGCAGTTTCTGGATCCTAAAATGTTCCCCAGAGTGCTTCAGATCCAGTCGGGAATATATTGTCAAG GCTGCGTGTATGAGATGTTTGGAAGAGAGTGCTCTCTTTCAACAGGAGATTTGCTAAAAATTATTGAAATCACCATCACCAGATTCACTGCACAGACCTCCAGCAACAATGAGATTGAAATTCCTGTGGAATATCCAG GTTTGTTCAGACTAGTGGCTGACAGTCAGCCGTACCGAAGCATACAAGAGATAGCAGACTCAGTGAAGGTCTGCTCCCACAGACTGTCCCAGCCCGTATTCCTCAATGGTTTGGAGATTCCGCTGGCACAGGGCGTCATACGGAAGGGAGACAGCTTCAGAATTACTGCTGTCACCCATGAGCTCAACGGTGGATGTGTGCAATGTGAACTGCTACACAGAGAGCCCAAGTTCTGCTTTAGCCTGAGCTTCTCCCAGCAAGGCCACTTCACAGAGTGCCAGGACAACCAATTTTATAACCTGAAAGAAATAGCGGAGTGGAAAATCTCCAAAGGTAGACAGAGGACAGTAACGGAGGTCAAAACTGTGCCCAAGAAGGACTTTTTATTCTCGAATTTGCTGGAGAATGTATCTGGAGAGCTGAAGTTGACTCCTGTGTATGAATTAAAGGCTGTCACAAAGC TCAGTGAGAAAATTCTGGTCATCCCATCAAATTTGGACGTGGAGGTGGTGGATGTCACCGAACAGTTTGATTGTGACTCCTTTGTGCAGCCTCTCTCCCTTACAGATATTTTCAAGAGGCCTCCAGACTTTTTTCCTGTGGTGGCCAAGTTGTCATGTGAAAGGCATTTCAAGCTTTCGCCAGAACTGGAAACGCTTTTTGATTCCGAACACGTGATCATTCATCATGCTTTCTATGCTAAACGAATACTGGCCTCGGAAATGGGTCGTGAATCAACAAGACACTTTCTTATTCCGGAGTCCTACAACGGGCGCTTCAAACGCAGGCCGCGGCAATTCCCCACCGCCTACGATCTGGAACGGGCACGCAGCGAGACCGAACAGATCCGCGTGGTCGCCACTAGGGAGTTTGAGTCCGTGTACAACGGGCTAGATTCCGTTAGTGCCGGAGATGAGTTTATAGTGACAAAAGGCAAAAGCTGTGCGCTTTCGCACAATGGGACTAAGAGGGCAGCTGATGCTTTTCAATGTCTGAAAGTTACAGAGAAAAGCCACGGGAAGGAGGTTAAGGAGCCTGTGCGCCTCCCCATGTGTTTAGAGGGGGGATTCATGGAGCTTGTTAAAGATAAGCGTCAATACACCATGGTGGAAATATGCCGATGGTTCCCACTGCCCTTCAACGTCAAAGTGTCTGTGCGTGACCTCTCTTTGAAGGTGGACGTTTTGGCTGGAGCGCCTGGTCTGCACATCGAGGAGGAGATCTCTGACCCTTGCCTCCTCATTTCGAACACTGACCTGTCAGAGATCAGGGAGGTGCCAGTAAATCGCACAGACTTGATCCTcaatgtaaaacagcgatgGGATGGCGAGAGTCCAGTATGTAGTGGAAATTCAGCCATAGAGGAGATCTCAGAGGACTGCTACTACACACTCAGGAGGTACGCCGTTACTACCATCACACCCCCTCCACGGCCTCCCAAAAAACCAAAAGACCCTCCACCACGGCCTCCCAAGATGATGTCGTCCAGGTCTGAGAGCGCAAACAGTGAGAACTCCAGCTGCTCTCCACAG AGTCTTTGTGTTGAACCTTTTAAGCACGATGACTTCATGCAATGCAGTGacacaaaaaatggaaatgaCAAAAAGATTCCCAGTAGTCCAGTCACTTTTCAAAAACCTAAACTGCAGAAAG ATCCTGCCAAGGGCCGAAGTCTGGAAAACATATCCATCACAAAACATGACGATGATGACAACGATGTGCATGATTATGAATATATAGATGTAGATCAGCTTGACAGCATAAGAAAGACATACCAAGAACAAAATGTTACTGTGGGCAAAGGAAAACCGAGTAACACAATATAA